The sequence CAGTGGCATCACCGGCCGCGGCGAGGAGCTGATCGCAGTTGCGCTCACCGACGTGCTCAGCGACGGGCTATCCATGGTCTATTCCTTTTTCGAGCCGAGCGAGGTCAGCCGCTCGATGGGCACCTTCATGATCCTCGACCACATTGCCCGGGCGCGCCGGCAAGGCCTGCCCTACGTCTATCTCGGCTACTGGATCGAAGGCTCCAAGAAGATGGACTACAAGGCCCGCTTCCTGCCGCAGCAGCGCCTCGCTCCCTCGGGCTGGCTGCGCATCGATGCGCAAGGGGATATGGCCTCCGAGCCGCAGGATTGAGCGGCGAATGGCGAGTAGCGAATAGCCAAACCATTCGCTATTCGCCATTCGCTACTCACCCCATCAACGTATCCGCCAGCAGCTTCACGTTCAAAATCACGATGACGCCCGCGACGATCCAGGCGACCGCGGCGACCGACACCGGGATTGCGAACTTGCCCATCTTGCGGCGGTCGGAGACGAAGCGAACCAGCGGGATGACCGCAAAGGGCAGCTGCATCGACAGCACAACCTGGCTGAACACCAACAGGTCTGCGGTGCCCCGCTCGCCATAGATCGCGGTGACGATGATCACGGGAATGATAGCGATGCCGCGCGTGACGAGGCGGCGCGCCCAGCTCGGCAGGCGCAGGTCGAGAAAACCTTCCATCACAATCTGGCCGGCGAGCGTCGCTGTTACCGTCGAGTTGAGGCCTGAAGCCAGCAGGGCCACCGCGAACAAGGTCGAGGCGATGCCGAGGCCGAGCAGCGGCGATAGCAGCTCGAACGCCTGCTCGATCCCGGCCACGTCGGAATGGCCGCTCTTGTGGAAGGTGGCTGCCGCCACGACGAGGATCGCAGCGTTGATGAACAGCGCCAGCATCAGCGCGATGGTCGAGTCCGTCGTCGCCCACTTGATCGCCTCGCGCCGGCCGGCATCGTTGCGCTCGTAGGCGCGCGTCTGCACGATCGAGGAGTGCAGATAGAGATTATGCGGCATCACGGTCGCGCCGATGATGCCGATCGCGATGTAGAGCATTTCAGGATTGGTGAAGATCTCGCTCTTCGGCACGAAGCCGTGCAGCACTTCAGCCACCGGCGGGGCCGCAGCCACGATCTGCACCGCGAAGCAGACCGCGATCAC comes from Bradyrhizobium sp. CCGE-LA001 and encodes:
- a CDS encoding Nramp family divalent metal transporter, which codes for MDARSPHMSPDAAGWRADAPTTKSLAEVNSTVAIPAAGHWSRRLLAFVGPGYLVSVGYMDPGNWATDLAGGSKFGYTLLAVILLSNLMAILLQSLAARLGIVTDRDLAQACRATYSPPVNFLLWLACEAAIIACDLAEVIGTAIALKLLFGIPLIGGALLAALDAFLLLILMNRGFRFLEAFVIALLVVIAVCFAVQIVAAAPPVAEVLHGFVPKSEIFTNPEMLYIAIGIIGATVMPHNLYLHSSIVQTRAYERNDAGRREAIKWATTDSTIALMLALFINAAILVVAAATFHKSGHSDVAGIEQAFELLSPLLGLGIASTLFAVALLASGLNSTVTATLAGQIVMEGFLDLRLPSWARRLVTRGIAIIPVIIVTAIYGERGTADLLVFSQVVLSMQLPFAVIPLVRFVSDRRKMGKFAIPVSVAAVAWIVAGVIVILNVKLLADTLMG